GGAAGCTCCTCTCGGTGTTCCCGAAGACGGCGTTGACCCGGATCAGCCGGGACCACGTGGACAAGTACTACTACGGCGCGGAAGCGGACAGGATGTTTCGGCCGGGCGAGGTACGCTGAGCGCCGCAGCCCTCGCCTCGCTCAGATGGCGTGAGATGATCGCCAAATCGCTCGGCTCAGGCTACGCCGCTCCGCTTTAGCAGAAGTACTTCTCGGGAGAGAGCGCAATGGCGGAAACAATCAGTCCTACCAGAATGAACCTGCTGCAGCGCCAGAACCAGGTCAAGCTGGCGCAGCAGGGCGTCGATCTTCTGAAAAAAAAGCGGGACGCGCTCGTGGCGGACTTTTTCAACATCGTCCGCCGGGCGCTGGCCGCGCGCGAGAAACTGACGAAATCCGCCGAGCAGTCGTACACGCTGCTCGGTCTGACGAAGGCCGTCGAGGGCCGCGAGACGCTCGAGGCCGTCGCGCTCGCGGATCCGCGCCGGCTCGAAGTCGGCATCGAGACCAAAAACGTCTGGGGCACACGCATCCCCAGCATCGCGACAAACGACGTCAAGCGGTCGCCGCTGGCCCGCAACGCCGATCCGGCCGCGGTCTCGGCGCGCACGATCGAGAGCGCCGACCGGTTCGAGGACGTCGTCGCCGCGCTGCTCGAGGTGGCGGGGACCGAGATAACTTTGCGGAAGATCGGCGAAGAGATCAAGAAGACCACCCGCCGGGTGAACGCGCTCGAGCAGGTGGTCATCCCGCGCGTCCGCGGCGAGATCCGGTACATTCGGGACGTGCTCGAGCAGCGTGCCCGGGAGGACGTCTTTCGCCTGAAGCGGATCAAGCAGAAGCTCGAAAGCGCGAAGAACTGAGCGACCCGGGCCAGGCCGTCGCCTCCCGGCGGCCAGTCCCGCGTGAGCGGGACGACACGTGGCCCGCGGTGGCCGGGGCCATCGTGGGCTCGCCCGGGATCGTGATGATGCTCGGCGCCACAGACGTGGGCAAGACGACCACCGCCACACGCCTGGCGGGGGCGGCCGTCCGGGCCGGGGTGCCGGCGGCGGTCGTGGATGGGGATACCGGTCAATCGGATCTCGGCCCTCCCGCCGCGGTCGGGTGGGGGCCGGTTCACGGCGCGGTGCGGCGGATGGCCGGGATACCGCTCGCCGGCCTGTGGTTTGTCGGCGATACGTCGCCACAGCGGGTCTATCGCCATCTCGTGGAAGGCGCGCTCGCGCTGACCGCGTGCGCCCGGCGCCAGGGGGCGCAGATCGTGATCGTCGACACGACCGGCTGGATCGAAGGCGCGGGCGCCGCCGCCAAACTCCGCAAGATCCGCCGGCTCGCGCCCCGTCATCTCGTCGCCATTCAGCGGGATCGCGAGGTGGAACCGATCCTCGCGCACGTGCCGCGCGACACGGTGGTGCATCGGCTGCGGCCCGCGCCGGCGGTCCGGCGGCGCTCCGCGGAGGAGCGCCGCGCGCTTCGCGAAGCGAAGTTTGGCCGATACTTTGACGGATCGGCCCTGTTCGCCCTGGACGCCGACGACATCGCCCTGCAGCGGGACACGATCTATCGGGGAAGATGGATCCCGCCGTCCCGCGTCCTCGCCGAGGTGCCGCCGGACGCCCTCCGGTATCTGCTCGTCGGTTTGGCCGACCGCCGTGGTACCATCATGGCGATGGGTACTGTCGCCGACGTGGACCCCGCGCAGCGCCGGATCGCCGTTGTGGCGCCTCCCGTACCGCCGCGCGCGGTGCGGTTCGTGCAGTGGGGCGTCCTTCGCGTAACACCCGCGGGGCGCGAGGCCGGCCGGCTCTCGGACGTCCGAGGGGCGTCCGCGTGAAGTTCTTCCGCGGCGCGGCCGCGACAGGAGTACGGCGCTGGCAGGTCGCGCTCACCGCGGTCGCCCTCGTGGTCGGGTTCGTCTTCACGGTGCAGTCGCGGACGGAACAGTCGATCGAGACCGGGCTTCAGGTCAGCTCCGGCCGCCTCGGCGAGGTCGCCTACCGGTACCGCGCGGAGGATGAGCGGCAGACGGCGATGCGTGCCGAGATCGCGGACCTCCGGCGGGAGATCGCCGACGACGAACAGCGCGCGGCGGCGGATCAGCGCGTCACCGCGTCGCTGGCCACGGAGCTCGGCATGCTGCGGGCCGCGGCCGGGCTCACCGCGCTGCGGGGTCCCGGGCTCGCGGTGACGATCACCGACAGCCGGCGGGCGTTGCGGCCCGGCGAAGATCCCAACCTCGTGCTGATCCACTACTCCGACGTCCGCGCCGTGGTCAACATGCTGTGGGCGGCCGGGGCGGAGGCCGTCGCCGTCAACGACGAGCGCATCATCGCCACGACCGGGCTCTCGTGCGTCGGCACGACGATCCTCTGCAATACGCGGCGCATGGCGCCGCCCTATCGGATCGTCGCCATCGGCAATCAGGACACGATGATGGCGGCCGCGCAGGCGCGCGGCGGGATTCTCGACCAGTTGCGCGCGTTCGAATTTCCGGTCACGGTCACGACCGGCACGGACCTGCCGGTGCCGGCCTACGGCGGCGGATTCGTGTACCGTTATGCGAAGCCGGCCGGGACGGGGGGGTAGGCGCGGTGTGGCTGCCGATTCTGGGTCTGCTGGCCGGCCTCGCGCTCGGCCTGCTGGTCAGCGTCCAGGTCCCGCTCAGCTACGTGAAGTACAGCGCGATCGCGATCCTCGCGTCCGTGGACACGATCCTGGGGGGTGTCCGCGCGCAGTGCGAGCGGCGGTTCGACCTGTGGGTCTTTCTCTCGGGCTTCGTGGTCAACACGGTGTTCGCGGCGGCCCTGACCGCGCTCGGCGACCTGCTGGGGCTGGACATCTACCTCGGCGCCGTGATCGCGTTCAGCATCCGTATTTTCAATAACATCGGCTTCATCCGGCGCGATCTGCTGGGCCTGGTGTGGCGGGACCGGCCGCCGGAAGCGGAAGAGCCAGGTTAGAGATTCAGAACGACGGGGAGGCGAATCGATGGCGCGCGTTGGGATCAACGGGTTCGGCCGGATCGGGCGGCAGGTGCTGCGGGCGATTCTGGAGCACCATCCGGATCTCGAGGTCACGGCGGTCAACGATCTGACCGACGTAAAGACGAACGTGCATCTCTTCAAGTACGACAGCACCTACGGCCCCTACCGCGGGACCGTCGAGGGCCGGAACGGGACTCTCGTGGTCGACGGGCGGTCCATCGCCGTCGTCGCGGAGCGCGACCCGGCGAAGCTGCCGTGGAAGCAGCACGGCGTCGACATCGTCATCGAGTC
The window above is part of the bacterium genome. Proteins encoded here:
- a CDS encoding small basic family protein yields the protein MWLPILGLLAGLALGLLVSVQVPLSYVKYSAIAILASVDTILGGVRAQCERRFDLWVFLSGFVVNTVFAAALTALGDLLGLDIYLGAVIAFSIRIFNNIGFIRRDLLGLVWRDRPPEAEEPG
- a CDS encoding DUF881 domain-containing protein, with translation MKFFRGAAATGVRRWQVALTAVALVVGFVFTVQSRTEQSIETGLQVSSGRLGEVAYRYRAEDERQTAMRAEIADLRREIADDEQRAAADQRVTASLATELGMLRAAAGLTALRGPGLAVTITDSRRALRPGEDPNLVLIHYSDVRAVVNMLWAAGAEAVAVNDERIIATTGLSCVGTTILCNTRRMAPPYRIVAIGNQDTMMAAAQARGGILDQLRAFEFPVTVTTGTDLPVPAYGGGFVYRYAKPAGTGG
- a CDS encoding polynucleotide 5'-hydroxyl-kinase, giving the protein MAGAIVGSPGIVMMLGATDVGKTTTATRLAGAAVRAGVPAAVVDGDTGQSDLGPPAAVGWGPVHGAVRRMAGIPLAGLWFVGDTSPQRVYRHLVEGALALTACARRQGAQIVIVDTTGWIEGAGAAAKLRKIRRLAPRHLVAIQRDREVEPILAHVPRDTVVHRLRPAPAVRRRSAEERRALREAKFGRYFDGSALFALDADDIALQRDTIYRGRWIPPSRVLAEVPPDALRYLLVGLADRRGTIMAMGTVADVDPAQRRIAVVAPPVPPRAVRFVQWGVLRVTPAGREAGRLSDVRGASA
- a CDS encoding V-type ATP synthase subunit D, coding for MAETISPTRMNLLQRQNQVKLAQQGVDLLKKKRDALVADFFNIVRRALAAREKLTKSAEQSYTLLGLTKAVEGRETLEAVALADPRRLEVGIETKNVWGTRIPSIATNDVKRSPLARNADPAAVSARTIESADRFEDVVAALLEVAGTEITLRKIGEEIKKTTRRVNALEQVVIPRVRGEIRYIRDVLEQRAREDVFRLKRIKQKLESAKN